In the Mytilus galloprovincialis chromosome 10, xbMytGall1.hap1.1, whole genome shotgun sequence genome, one interval contains:
- the LOC143048906 gene encoding uncharacterized protein LOC143048906, which translates to MKLLFINAQSFRTAFGIHDVIEKYNIDILCLNETFETASTPVTYKDWKVYSTPRKGQARGGSAILIKPNLNFVCKRKSEYELDTIEMVCLEIQDRSNKIFNLWVPYVPPEKAVLMKSLCDAVKLSKLKNLILLGDFNAKSLEWNNVKDNSHGLILEECMTENYLICVNDGQYTRRNSQSVIDLAIISENIYNEVKDCITLTHESVKSDHIAVYLDVKSEEKIEDNQTTEEIWNLKKIDWNKWKNTTKQIFSSFEYVNREKTDDLYRRFEIEFEKCMEDTIPKIAKRKLISHRHPVWWNEEVKDFKRKLNQAQRRFKSRSTPENFQILKNAESEFQEITEKAQEEWGEHLGEKLTNARTAKDRWNAFKKMTKKTTNNIVLPFIDCDGKVLFNEQLKCEELEKTYFKGNHLKTSSFDQTHYEEIMKKYKNISEEMFDQEMEEKEYNEPIDPDELIGAIQRLKNDTAPGPDQIFSELLMKADESLYNVLSYVFNKSWEEGKLPKPWKLANVKFIRKMGKSTYNNPSSYRPISLTSILGKVMERVVTSRLEGYIETNSILDPEQEGFRHYRSTENALLSLTQNIFNAFNNNEFILAVFIDLEKAYDSVWREGLLTKLYDNGVKGNIWNWINNFLKERQARCVINNHKGSWFETKIGLPQGSVIAPLLFNIFIKDIFANLSCKKCKFADDGTVWINGKNLNDMEKQVQKDLNIIQDWTKKWRINLSIEKTEYCIFSRNGPIKKMNLQLEGKLLKYNCNPKILGVTLDEKLSFLKHIENVEQKAHKAISLLRMIKGVAKVSTKILLQIYQSIVLSTLEYASSVWQTCETNITDKLNKIQRKGLAICLNVTPTSSVETLEVVSGILPIHLRREEIATRTLAKINSYDISIPIKQILDDWKTIDIPEKYVSPVGKMILQAEDMKVCTGVDVNGIEAEFEFNGIRRYKSPPDYWKNLGNSKSRSTDQKNVGKLIIMEKLSHLPANSCIAFTDGSCLGSPGPVGAGAVIFPSNNQPQIEISKAVSKKGSILLGELIAIKLVVDHFLISENRQNTDSITLFSDSQTSIGILTLNWKSENYIKVIREIKKNMKVLKMNGIPLNFEWTPGHADIQGNDIADSLAKKGAKEAEKIEEPSEVTRQDIKRAARESVLRKWQNQWESSQRGRNYYNYHQNVCQKIPKDLPSKWSFSITTSLRTGYCDLNDYKSKIIPSSDKNCSCGEPETVEHYLLHCSNYEEARERMRTSIYFFTGNIHMDLDTLLGIDEEDINRDNRNEILCHLENYLTESGRFKNTIQQKTL; encoded by the coding sequence atgaaattattatttataaatgctCAATCTTTTCGGACTGCTTTTGGGATTCATGAtgtaattgaaaaatataatatagatattcTGTGTTtgaatgaaacatttgaaacTGCTTCAACACCGGTAACTTACAAAGACTGGAAAGTATATTCCACCCCTCGAAAAGGCCAAGCCAGAGGTGGTTCAGCAATTTTAATTAAAccaaatctaaattttgtttgcaAGAGGAAATCAGAATATGAACTTGATACAATTGAAATGGTCTGTTTGGAAATTCAAGACAGATCtaataaaatctttaatttgtggGTGCCGTATGTACCTCCAGAAAAAGCTGTTCTAATGAAAAGTTTATGTGATGCtgtgaaattatcaaaattaaaaaacttgATCTTGCTAGGTGATTTCAATGCAAAGAGCCTTGAATGGAATAATGTCAAAGATAATAGTCATGGGCTAATACTAGAAGAATGCATGacagaaaattatttaatttgtgtAAATGATGGACAATATACAAGAAGAAACAGTCAAAGTGTAATTGACCTAGCAATTATTTCAGAAAACATATATAATGAAGTTAAAGATTGTATAACATTGACACATGAATCAGTTAAATCTGACCATATTGCTGTATATTTAGATGTAAAATCGGAGGAAAAGATTGAGGACAATCAAACAACAGAAGAAATCTggaatttaaagaaaattgatTGGAATAAATGGAAAAATACAACAAAGCAAATTTTTTCATCATTTGAATATGTCAATCGTGAAAAAACAGACGACTTATATAGAcggtttgaaattgaatttgaaaaatgtATGGAAGATACAATACCTAAGATTGCTAAAAGAAAACTGATCTCCCATAGACATCCAGTTTGGTGGAATGAGGAAGTTAAggattttaaaagaaaacttaaTCAAGCCCAAAGACGATTTAAGTCTAGAAGTACCCcggaaaattttcaaattttgaaaaatgctgAATCAGAGTTTCAAGAGATTACAGAAAAGGCCCAAGAAGAATGGGGGGAACATTTAGGTGAAAAATTAACAAATGCTCGTACAGCCAAAGACAGATGGAATGCCTTcaaaaaaatgacaaagaaaacaacaaataatattgttttaccCTTTATAGATTGTGATGGAAAGGTGCTGTTCAATGAACAATTGAAATGTGAAGAACTTGAGAAAACATACTTTAAAGGAAATCATCTGAAAACAAGCAGCTTTGATCAAACCCATTATGAAGAGATCATGAAGAAGTATAAGAACATCAGTGAAGAAATGTTTGACCAGGAAATGGAAGAAAAAGAATACAATGAACCAATAGATCCAGATGAACTAATAGGTGCCATTCAACGTTTAAAAAATGACACAGCACCTGGACCTGATCAAATTTTTTCAGAATTATTAATGAAGGCAGATGAAAGCTTATACAATGTGTTGTCATATGTGTTTAACAAATCTTGGGAAGAAGGAAAACTTCCAAAACCTTGGAAACTagcaaatgtaaaatttataaggAAAATGGGAAAGTCAACATATAATAACCCTTCTTCATATCGTCCAATTAGTCTCACAAGTATACTGGGTAAAGTTATGGAAAGAGTAGTAACATCTAGACTAGAAGGTTATATAGAGACCAACTCCATATTGGATCCAGAACAAGAAGGGTTTCGCCACTATCGCTCTACTGAAAATGCCTTGTTAAGTTTAACTCAAAACATCTTTAATGCCTTCAATAACAACGAATTTATATTAGCAGTCTTTATTGATCTTGAAAAAGCATACGACAGTGTTTGGAGGGAAGGACTTCTCACAAAACTTTATGATAACGGTGTTAAAGGTAACATCTGGAATTGGATTAACAATTTTTTAAAGGAAAGACAAGCAAGGTGTGTGATTAACAACCATAAAGGAAGCTGGTTTGAAACCAAAATAGGTCTCCCACAAGGATCAGTTATAGCTCCACTTCTTTTTAATATCTTTATCAAAGACATTTTTGCTAACCTATCATGTAAAAAGTGTAAATTTGCTGATGATGGTACTGTATGGATAAATGGAAAGAACTTGAATGACATGGAGAAACAGGTACAAAAGGATCTTAACATAATCCAGGATTGGACCAAAAAATGGAGAATTAATTTGAGTATTGAGAAAACAGAATATTGTATCTTTTCAAGGAATGGTCcaataaagaaaatgaatttaCAACTAGAAggtaaattgttaaaatataactGTAATCCAAAAATATTAGGAGTCACGTTAGATGAAAAACTATCATTTCTCAAACACATCGAAAATGTGGAACAAAAGGCACATAAAGCAATTAGCCTACTTAGAATGATCAAAGGAGTTGCAAAAGTTTCTACAAAAATTCTACTTCAAATTTACCAAAGTATTGTCCTTTCCACCTTAGAATATGCAAGTAGTGTTTGGCAGACCTGTGAAACCAATATAACAGACAAACTGAACAAAATTCAACGAAAGGGATTAGCTATATGCCTTAATGTTACTCCAACATCAAGTGTAGAGACTTTGGAAGTAGTTTCTGGAATCCTACCAATACATCTGCGTAGAGAAGAAATTGCAACTCGTACACTTGCAAAAATTAATTCGTATGATATCTCCATTCCAATAAAACAAATCCTGGATGACTGGAAAACAATTGACATTCCTGAAAAATATGTATCTCCAGTGGGAAAAATGATTCTTCAGGCAGAAGACATGAAGGTATGTACAGGTGTTGATGTAAATGGTATAGAAGCAGAATTTGAGTTTAATGGGATACGAAGATATAAATCTCCTCCAGATTATTGGAAAAACCTTGGAAATTCCAAATCAAGATCAACAgaccaaaaaaatgttggaaaacTCATTATAATGGAAAAACTAAGTCATCTTCCTGCaaattcatgtatagcatttacTGATGGGTCCTGTCTTGGTAGTCCTGGCCCTGTAGGAGCAGGTGCTGTCATCTTTCCATCAAATAATCAACCacaaattgaaattagtaaagCTGTATCCAAGAAAGGATCAATACTACTCGGAGAACTGATCGCCATTAAACTTGTTGTTGACCACTTTTTAATATcagaaaacagacaaaacacaGACTCAATTACACTTTTTTCAGATAGTCAGACCTCAATTGGAATTTTAACTTTAAACTGGAAATCAGAGAATTACATCAAAGTCATAagagaaattaagaaaaacatgaaAGTATTAAAGATGAATGGAATTCCATTAAATTTTGAATGGACACCTGGTCATGCTGATATCCAAGGAAATGACATTGCTGATTCACTGGCCAAAAAAGGAGCTAAAGAAGCTGAAAAAATAGAAGAACCATCAGAAGTAACCAGGCAGGATATAAAACGTGCAGCAAGAGAAAGTGTTTTAAGAAAATGGCAGAACCAATGGGAATCAAGTCAACGTGGCAGAAATTATTACAATTATCATCAAAATGTCTGTCAGAAAATACCAAAAGATTTACCATCCAAATGGTCGTTTTCAATTACTACTAGTTTGAGAACAGGTTATTGTGATCTAAATGATTATAAATCCAAAATTATACCATCATCAGACAAAAACTGTTCCTGTGGAGAGCCAGAAACTGTAGAACACTATCTTTTACATTGTTCTAACTATGAGGAGGCTAGAGAGAGAATGAGAACATCTATTTACTTTTTTACAGGAAATATACACATGGATTTAGACACCTTATTAGGAATCGATGAAGAAGACATTAATAGAGACAATCGAAATGAGATATTGTGCCATCTGGAAAATTATTTAACGGAGTCTGGTAGATTCAAAAACACTATACAGCAAAAAACACtataa